From the Pseudomonas baltica genome, one window contains:
- a CDS encoding LacI family DNA-binding transcriptional regulator, which produces MAKKPGRKHGTPDVSPLKKTSSLTLIDVAKVAGVSPITVSRALHRPEVVSKEAREKVLEAVRITGYVSNMLAGGLASNKSRLVAIFLPTIANSIFADTVQALMDRLTEAGYQTLLGLTGYSAEQEEKLLEAVLGRRPDGIVLTGTLHTESSRLRLAQSGIPVVEAWDLSEDPLDMLVGFSHEGVGEATARHLLAKGYKRFAVVTISDPRGLRRCKSMIAELQHQGVVDVPMQIMTPPATLEVGREGLRQLFEQGAIPEVIVCSSDTIAQGVLAEAASRGLQVPADLAVMGFGDLSSAAHVYPALSTVRVDGKRIGDQIAKALLDRFQYPAVSADPVRIDTGFTLVDRQST; this is translated from the coding sequence ATGGCAAAGAAACCCGGCAGAAAGCACGGCACCCCCGACGTTTCGCCGCTCAAGAAAACGTCAAGCTTGACCTTGATCGATGTCGCCAAGGTTGCCGGCGTTTCGCCTATCACGGTTTCCCGTGCTCTACATCGCCCCGAAGTGGTCAGCAAGGAAGCTCGGGAAAAAGTGCTCGAAGCGGTGCGCATTACGGGTTACGTATCCAACATGTTGGCCGGCGGCTTGGCGAGCAACAAATCGCGGCTAGTGGCGATCTTCCTGCCCACCATCGCTAACTCTATCTTCGCCGACACGGTGCAAGCGTTGATGGACCGTCTCACGGAAGCCGGCTATCAAACCTTGCTGGGCCTGACGGGCTACTCCGCCGAACAGGAAGAAAAACTTCTCGAGGCCGTCCTCGGCCGCCGGCCTGACGGCATCGTCCTGACTGGGACCCTGCACACGGAGTCCAGCCGTCTACGCTTGGCGCAGTCGGGCATCCCGGTGGTTGAAGCGTGGGATTTGAGCGAAGATCCTTTGGACATGCTGGTAGGCTTTTCCCATGAAGGGGTAGGGGAGGCCACAGCTCGCCACCTGCTTGCTAAAGGCTACAAGCGCTTTGCCGTGGTCACCATCAGCGACCCTCGCGGTCTTCGCCGCTGCAAAAGTATGATTGCCGAGTTGCAGCATCAGGGTGTGGTTGACGTTCCAATGCAGATCATGACACCGCCTGCCACGCTGGAAGTCGGTCGTGAGGGTCTGCGCCAGCTGTTCGAACAGGGCGCGATACCCGAGGTGATTGTATGCAGTTCCGACACCATCGCCCAAGGTGTGCTTGCTGAAGCCGCCAGCCGTGGTCTACAGGTACCTGCAGACCTGGCGGTGATGGGCTTTGGCGACCTGAGCAGCGCGGCCCATGTCTATCCCGCGTTGTCGACGGTGCGCGTGGACGGCAAGCGCATTGGTGACCAAATCGCCAAGGCTCTGCTGGATCGCTTCCAATACCCGGCGGTCAGCGCTGATCCCGTGCGAATCGATACCGGATTTACTCTCGTTGATCGGCAAAGCACTTGA
- a CDS encoding MFS transporter, whose translation MIFIVTVFNYVDRATLSIAAPAMRADLGFDAITMGIAFSAFGWAYTSMQIPGGIVLDRFGSRMTLGISLILWSTLTFLQGYVDLFSSAFLALFVLRFLMGVAESPAFPANNRLTVMWFPRHERGLATAIFQSAQYFALAAFTPLMVLLLNSFGWQHVFFWTGGVGILIGLLWFKMVHEPRKDKRANQAEIDYIEAGGGLPGIGDTKTPFSWKNVRAIGGNRMMLGIYLGQFCLTSITWFFLTWFPTYLIEAKGMTMLKVGLVAAIPPIAGCLGGMIGGVWSDWMLKKGYSLTTARKTPIICGLLLSSSIVVANYTQSVPLVILVMSIAFFAKGVGNLGWCIVGDVSPKRAMGISGAMFNFCGNIASIVTPIAIGVLVNQLGSFDAALMYVGAMGLLGAFAYLFIVGPLKRMDIDELNDSPTPAPGPLKAELTNPRS comes from the coding sequence ATGATTTTTATCGTTACGGTGTTCAACTACGTCGACCGTGCCACCTTGTCTATTGCTGCGCCTGCGATGCGCGCTGATCTGGGGTTCGATGCGATTACCATGGGTATCGCTTTTTCGGCTTTCGGCTGGGCCTATACGAGCATGCAGATCCCGGGCGGCATCGTGCTTGATCGTTTCGGCTCGCGGATGACGCTGGGCATCAGTCTGATCCTCTGGTCGACACTGACCTTCCTGCAAGGGTACGTGGACCTGTTCAGCTCCGCATTCCTGGCACTTTTCGTGCTGCGCTTTCTGATGGGCGTTGCCGAGTCTCCTGCGTTCCCAGCCAACAATCGGCTGACGGTCATGTGGTTTCCGCGCCACGAGCGTGGTCTGGCTACGGCGATTTTCCAATCAGCGCAATACTTCGCGTTGGCAGCCTTCACCCCACTGATGGTGTTACTGCTCAATAGTTTTGGCTGGCAGCACGTGTTCTTCTGGACCGGCGGGGTAGGGATACTCATCGGCCTGCTGTGGTTCAAAATGGTCCACGAACCTCGCAAAGACAAGCGCGCCAATCAGGCAGAGATTGACTACATCGAAGCAGGTGGCGGCTTACCAGGTATCGGCGACACCAAGACGCCGTTCAGTTGGAAGAATGTTCGGGCCATCGGCGGCAATCGCATGATGCTGGGCATTTACCTGGGCCAATTCTGCCTGACCTCCATCACCTGGTTCTTCCTGACCTGGTTCCCCACCTACCTGATCGAAGCCAAAGGCATGACCATGCTCAAGGTCGGCCTGGTCGCGGCCATTCCACCGATCGCCGGTTGCCTGGGCGGCATGATCGGCGGTGTGTGGTCCGACTGGATGCTCAAGAAGGGTTACAGCCTGACCACCGCCCGCAAGACACCGATCATCTGCGGTTTGCTGCTGTCGAGCAGCATCGTTGTTGCCAACTACACCCAGTCCGTGCCCTTGGTCATCCTGGTGATGTCCATAGCGTTTTTCGCCAAGGGCGTCGGCAACCTTGGCTGGTGCATCGTCGGCGACGTCTCGCCCAAGCGCGCCATGGGTATCAGCGGCGCAATGTTCAACTTCTGCGGCAACATAGCCAGCATCGTCACCCCAATTGCGATCGGCGTGCTGGTCAATCAATTGGGCTCTTTCGACGCGGCGCTGATGTATGTGGGCGCGATGGGGCTGCTGGGTGCTTTCGCCTACCTGTTCATCGTGGGCCCGCTTAAGCGTATGGACATCGATGAGCTGAACGACTCGCCCACGCCGGCACCTGGGCCGCTGAAGGCCGAACTGACCAATCCACGCTCCTGA
- a CDS encoding LysR family transcriptional regulator, translating to MELLQSMQVFARLAELGSFTRAADVIQIGRPQVTRAIQELEASLGVRLFQRTTRSVRLTSEGEQFYERVQSILGQVANATAMFSSPRSTVGGRLRVDIPTAFSEPGLIESLRTFTTSFPAVELALGVTDRTVDLVAEGVDCALRIGELPSSSLVARRIGMATMVTCAAPRYLEEHGEPTSLEDLNTHRGVTFLSGHNQRPQAWRFMDDGREQSHVSRQGITVNESNAYVACGVAGFGILQAPGITLDRYLSDGTLVEVLRSYRPHPRPVSVLYPSRAHLAPQVEVFVDWVHEQFPQLYGRWLEDQTGNPVSRR from the coding sequence ATGGAATTGCTCCAGTCCATGCAGGTATTTGCCCGATTGGCTGAACTAGGCAGCTTCACCCGCGCCGCAGACGTGATCCAGATCGGTCGCCCTCAAGTCACGCGAGCGATACAGGAGTTAGAGGCTTCGCTCGGCGTGCGTTTGTTTCAGCGTACTACCCGATCCGTGAGGCTGACCTCGGAAGGGGAGCAGTTCTACGAGCGCGTGCAGTCGATTCTGGGCCAGGTTGCGAATGCAACAGCGATGTTTTCCTCCCCGCGCTCAACCGTAGGCGGGCGACTGCGAGTCGATATCCCTACCGCTTTTTCTGAACCTGGCCTGATCGAAAGTTTGCGCACATTTACCACGAGCTTCCCGGCAGTCGAGCTTGCATTGGGGGTCACTGATCGGACGGTAGATCTGGTTGCAGAAGGAGTGGACTGCGCGCTGCGTATCGGTGAGTTACCGAGTTCAAGCCTCGTAGCCCGGCGCATCGGTATGGCGACCATGGTCACCTGCGCGGCACCGCGATACCTGGAGGAACATGGCGAGCCCACAAGCCTGGAGGATTTGAACACTCATCGAGGAGTCACTTTTTTATCCGGGCACAATCAGCGCCCGCAGGCGTGGCGATTTATGGATGACGGGCGCGAGCAATCGCATGTGAGTCGCCAAGGCATCACCGTCAACGAGTCCAACGCCTATGTAGCGTGCGGGGTCGCGGGCTTCGGCATCCTTCAGGCGCCTGGAATTACGTTGGATCGTTATCTTTCGGACGGAACGTTGGTTGAGGTACTGCGTTCCTATCGCCCGCATCCAAGGCCGGTATCCGTGTTATACCCCAGCCGTGCGCATCTGGCGCCGCAGGTTGAGGTGTTCGTTGATTGGGTGCACGAGCAATTCCCCCAACTCTATGGACGGTGGCTAGAGGATCAGACAGGTAATCCGGTTTCGCGGAGGTGA